The sequence below is a genomic window from Penaeus vannamei isolate JL-2024 unplaced genomic scaffold, ASM4276789v1 unanchor506, whole genome shotgun sequence.
taaaccAGAAACTCGCACatatagaatagaataaataataaaaacaatcatcagCTCtgctgattttgttttctttttttggcccaatcttttatttgtttcaaagTATATAAAAGTCCCTTGTCATTATTCAGtgaaattattttattaattaaagCTTTTTGACTTATCTTTAATAATCATTTGGTGTCGTTTAACCACTTTGTTTATATTCCATCTTACCAACGATAAATTTCTTTAGTCAGTCCTGTAAGTAGACAGCCTGAATCTCCATGCTCTTTATTACCCTCTGCCTTGGGCTAGCTTCTCATGTGTTCGAACTCTACGGGTTTGTTTGCCATGTTTCACCAACTGTATCGGGGATTAtgtaaataggagaaagagagtgggaaaacgaagtaaaaaatgaagatgatgatgatgatgatgatgattaaggagtgacaaagaagaagaaaaagataggaaaaaagaagaaaaaaagaagaaagcgatgAGGTagataaggaataagaaaatagaaaaagaagaataacagagtagaagaaaagaaatgaagaaaaagtagaaaagaacatTTCATAGACTAAACGCCACTTTTGAAAGCTCTAAGGTAgccaaaagataaaaaatactttGACTTgttgaggaagaagatggaattCTAACAATATCTAAATTACAGAGATAATCTTAATTAGTGGTAAAGTTAGaagtgatgagagaaagagagaaagagacacagagacagatagattaaaagatagaaagatagatagttagaaagagagaaagagagagaggtcaacaaatctacaaacatccaaacacacacacacatacacaaattaacatttatatgcataaaaatggaaacattcatgtatacatacgtacatacataaatacacacacacacacacacacacacacatatatatatatatatatatatatatatatatatatatatatatatataaatatatatatatatatatatatatatatatatatatatatatatatatatatatatacatacatatataaatatatatatatatatatataaatattatatatatatatatatatatatatatatatttatatatatttatatatatacatacacacacacacacacacacacacacacacacacacacacacacacacacacacacacacacacacacacacacacacacttatagatatatatatatatatatatatatatatatatatatatatatatgcatatgtatatatatatatatatatatatatgtatatatatatatatatatatgtgtgtatgcatgtatgtgtatatatatatatatatatatatatatatacatatatatatatatatatatatatatatatatatatatatatatgtgtatgcatgtatgtatatatatatatatatatatatatatatatatatatatatatatatatatatatatatatatatatatatatatatatatatatgaatacacacacgcacacacacatacgcacacacacacacacacacacacacacacgcacacacacacacacacacacacacacacacacacacacacacacacacacacacacacacacacacacacacacacacacacacagacatatatatatatatatatatatatatatatatatatatatatatatatatatatatatttatatatatgtatgtatatacatatataaataaacacacacacacgcatatatacatatatatctgtatatatatatatatatatatatatatatatatatatatacatatatatatatgtatatatatatatatatatatatatatatatatatatatatatatatatatatatatatatatatatatatatatatatatatatatatatatatgtatacttatatatgcatataaatgtaatatatataaatgtatacatgcatacatacatacatgcatatatatatatatatatatatatatatatatatatatgtatctatatgcatgtatgtatgtatgtatgtatacatttatatatattacatttatatgcatatataaatacatatataaacacacacacacacacgcacacacacccacacacacacacacacacacacacacacacacatacacacacacacacatatatatatatatatatatatatatatatatatatatatatatatatatatacatatatatatatatatatatatatatatatatttatatatatatatatatatgggtgtgggtaagtgtgtgtgttcatatatatatatatatatatatatatatatatatatatatatatatatatatatatatatgtgtgtgtgtgtgtgtgtgtgtgtgtgtgtgtgtgtttatatatgtatacttatatatgcatataaatgtaatatatataaatgtatacatacatacatacattcatgcatatatatatatatatatatatatatatatatatatatatatatatatatatatatatatatacacacacacacacacacacacacacacacacacacacacacacacacacacacacacacacatatatatatatatatatatatatatatatatatatatatatgtgtgtgtgtgtgtgtgtgtgtgtgtgtgtgtgtgtgtgtgtgtgtgtgtgtgtgtgtgtgtgtgtgtgtgtgtgtgtgtgtgtgtgtgtgtctgtgtgtgtatgtgcgtgtgtgtgtgtatgtatgtgtgtgtatatatatatatatatatatatatatatatatatatatatatatatatatatatatatatatgcatgtatgtatgtatgtatgtaagtattacatttatatgcatatataagtatacatatataaacacacacacacacacacacacacacacacacacacacacacacacacacacatatatatatatatatatatatatatatatatatatatatatatatatatatgcatgcatatatatctatatatacatatatatctatatatacatacatatatatatatatatatatatatatatatatatatatatatatgaacacacacatacccacacccatacccacacccacacccacacccacacacacacacacacacacacacacacacacacacacacacacacacacacacacacacacacacacacacacacacacacacatatatatatatatatatatatatatatatatatatatatatatatatatatatatatatataatgcacacacacagacacacacacacattcacacacatacacatatatgagtatatggttgtgtttgtgtccgtgtgtgtatgtcagtatgtgtatgcatttacatatgagtgagtgtttgtgtatgtacatcttttgaatatttacatacggagagagagaaacacacacacactgataaaaGTAGCGatagatacgtatgtgtgtgtctctctacgTTTTGCCTGTTGACACCTCGTGATAAAAAGTTAAGAGACCAGAACTAGATATAAAGGCCAACGAATTTGAACCCGTTTGGAGAGCACCGGTATCTCCCTCGCTATAACCGGCGCCTTACAACACACCCAACAAAACTGACTCTTTATAAAGACCATTTTGAGAGGCCCAAATGGATTCTTTATAAAGACCATCTTGAGAGGCCCAAACAGACTTTTTATAAAGACCGTCTTAAGTGGCCCAAACAGACTCTTTATAAAGACCATTCTGAGTGGCCCAAACGGACTCTTTATAAAGACCATCCTGAGTGGTCCTGACTCTTTATAAAGACCATCTTAAGTGGCCCAAACAGACTCTTTATAAAGACCATCTTAAGTGGCCCAAACAGACTCTTTATAAAGACCATCCTGAGTGGCCCAAACAGACTCTTTATAAAGACCATCCTGAGTGGCCCAAACAGACACTTTATAAAGACCATCCTGAGCGGTCCAGACTCTTTATAAAGACCATCTTAAGTGGCCCAAACACTCTTTATAAAGACCATCCTAAGTGGCCCAAACAGACTCTTTATAAAGACCATCCTGAGTGGCCCAAACAGACTCTTTATAAAGACCATCCTAAGTGGCCCAAACAGACTCTTTATAAAGACCATCCTAAGTGGCCCAAATGGACTTTTTATAAAGACCATCCTAAGTGGCCCAAACAGACTCTTTATAAAGACCACCCTAAGTGGCCCAAACAGACTCTTTATAAAGACCATCCTGAGTGGCCCAAACAGACTCTTTATAAAGACCATCCTAAGTGGCCCAAATGGACTCTTTATAAAGACCATCCTAAGTGGCCCAAACATACTCTTTATAAAGACCATCCTAAGTGGCCCAAACAGACTCTTTATAAAGACCATCCTGAGTGGCCCAAACAGACTCTTTATAAAGACCATCCTGAGTGGCCCAAACAGACTCTTTATAAAGACCATCCTAAGTGGCCCAAACAGACTCTTTATAAAGACCATCCTGAGTGGCCCAAACAGACTCTTTATAAAGACCACCCTAAGTGGCCCAAACAGACTCTTTATAAAGACCATCCTAAGTGGCCCAAATGGACTCTTTATAAAGACCATCCTAAGTGTCCCAAACATACTCTTTATAAAGACCATCCTAAGTGGCCCAAACAGACTCTTTATAAAGACCATCCTGAGTGGCCCAAGCAGACTCTTTATAAAGACCATCCTGAGTGGCCCAAGCAGACTCTTTATAAAGACCATCCTAAGTGGCCCAAACAGACTCTTTATAAAGACCATCCTAAGTGGCCCAAACAGACTCTTTATAAAGACCATCCTAAGTGGCCCAAACAGACTCTTTATAAAGACCATCCTGAGTGGCCCAAACACTCTTTATAAAGACCATCCTGAGTGGCCCAAACAGACTCTTTATAAAGACCATCCTGAGTGGCCCAAACAGACTCTTTATAAAGACCATTCTGAGTGGCCCAAACAGACTCTTTATAAAGACCATCCTGAGTGGCCCAAACACTCTTTATAAAGACCATCCTGAGTGGCCCAAACAGACTCTTTATAAAGACCATCTTAAGTGGCCCAAATGGACTCTTTATAAAGACCATCCTAAGTGGCCCAAACAGACTCTTTATAAAGACCATCCTAAGTGGCCCAAACAGACTCTTTATAAAGACCATCCTAAGTGGCCCAAACAGACTCTTTATAAAGACCATCCTGAGTGGCCCAAACACTCTTTATAAAGACCATTCTGAGTGGCCCAAACAGACTCTTTATAAAGACCATCCTAAGTGGCCCAAACAGACTCTTTATAAAGACCATTCTGAGTGGCCCAAACAGACTCTTTATAAAGACCATCTTAAGTGGCCCAAACAGACTCTTTATAAAGACCATCCTAAGTGTCCCAAACAGACTCTTTATAAAGACCATCCTAAGTGGCCCAAACAGACTCTTTATAAAGACCATCCTGAGTGGCCCAAACTCTTTATAAAGACCATCCTTAATGTTCCAAACAGACTCTTTACAAAGACCATCCCGGGTGCCATAAGCTATCCAAAGCCGAAATACCTTCTCGCCGCACATACTGACCCGCTTTgcagtcatctattttttcacATTCAAAGAATCGATTTTCCTTTGGGTGGGAGAGGCTGTGCCCCTTCCCGCCCACTAAGACCAACCCTTCACGCCCACCAAACCCAACCCTTCCCGCCCACGAAGACCAACCATTCCCGCCCACCAAGCCCAGAGAACGACCGCCCACTACACCCAACCCATCCCGCCCACCAAACCCAACCCTTCACGCCCACCATGACCAACCCTTCACGCCCACCAAACCCAACCCTTCCCGCCCACTGAGACCAACCCTTCACACCCACCAAACCCAACCCATCCCGCCCACCAAGCCCAGAGAACGACCGCCCACTAAACCCAACCCATCCCGCCCACCAAACCCAACCCTTCACGCCCACGAAGACCAATCCATCCCGCCCACCGAGCCCAGAGAACGAGCGCCCAGCAAGTAAAAGTGGAAATGTGTGACAACCAGCTCGCACACACGCCCCGGTTCGCTCTCCTGGTCGCGCCTCGCACGATGAATAATGTTGCACAGTCAAGGCAaactggagtgtgtgtgtgtgcgtgtgtgtgtgtgtgtgtgtgtgtgtgtgtgtgtgtgtgtgagagagagagagagagagagagagagagagagagagagagagagagagagagagagagagagagagagagagagagagagagagagagagagggagagagagggagagagagagagagagagagagagaaagagagaaagagagagagagagagagagagagagagagagacagagagagacagagacacagacagacagacagacagagagagagagagatagagagagaaagaaagagacagagagagagagagagagagagagagagagagagagagagagagagagagagagagagagagagagagagagagagagagagagagagagagagagagagagagagagagagagagagagagagagagagagagagagagagaggtcgaccttgcaatctcttgcaacctCAGCCGGTAAAAGTCACTGGGTCAGCTTAGGCAATGCTCTAACGGTACACCAAACCAGccctttccattttccatttcttccgtcttactcttgctctcttcttcttctcttttctcctcctgttctttctcttttcctcctctttttcgtttccctcccctccttctccctcctcctcctccttcgtttggtttcccttctccctcctcttccttcgtttgggcttttctctctttccttccatttccttcgcaccctcttcttcctttctcttcctctccctcctttccctttgcctattcttcctctctatctatctatctctcctcctcctctacctcttacttctcctccttctccctcaccttctttctcctcctcctccttttctttctccttcttcctcctcttcttcttctccttcttcctcctcctcttccttcttcctatcagcGGTGTAACATTTCGGTGCCAATACACCCCACAAGTCGTGCCAGTTTGCTTTCAATTTACAGGATCTTTTTGGCGAATGAGGAGTGATAGTGCGATtagatacttgtgtgtgtgtatttccgcgtgtgtgtaagtgtagttgtgggtgtgggtagtgtatgcgtgtgaatggtgtatgtgtgtgtgtctgtcgatgaaagtggtgtgtgtgtgtgtgtgtgtgtgtgagtgtgtgttcatgtgtgtgtgtgtgtttatgtgtgtgtgcgtgtgtgtctgtcgatatgagtggtgtgtgtgtgtgtttatgtgtgtgtgtgtgtgtgtgtgtgtgcgtgtgtgcgtgtgtgacaggTTGTTGAGTAACATTCAAGTTGGAGGTATCTGAATGTGATCAAGCACCGGTTTTCCTGTTTTTGTCGATGACTTTCACAAAGACAGCAGAGACCTTTGCTTACAAGAAATACAAGtagcctttccttttctttttgttttttacttttatcttttattttttccgtcCGATTCAAGTTTATTTAATCATTCTCAGCTGGCATTCGAAAGACTTATCATAACCAttgctgattttttcttttctttttttcaaatgtcACCAAAGAGtaagcataaaaataaataaataaatatgaatatatatatgtttgttcacTCAATCTTTATATAGAATAAATAGGCTGATAAACCCATTGTAAATAATTCTCATAAACTTTATCAAGGAAAATATGTATCAGCTCGGCATTGCAAACGGGTTATGGAAACAGTTATAAACGacacattttttattttgtgGGCACGCAACAAGTGTTGGTGTGCATTTATAAATAACAATAGAACAAgggattcaagaaaaaaaagaaagagagaaaatgaaaaatacgaaatgaagaagaaaatactgAAGAATAAGATGTCTAAATCACAGATATTAAACATGTAGTGGTTAGCTATACACAGGTTTCGGAAACATCTAGAAGGGGGAAAATAATTTGCATTATAAAACAAAAGAGTACGTAAGTCACTGTACATGGTTCTCTTTCTTAAAAGTTATTCTGATACTGATATACTAAGATTTATGCGATGTTCGTGAAAGACTAGAGCGTCGTCCTTTATCAATTATCCGAATCCTTGGCTTCAGCATAATCATAAATGCACTTTTGGAAGTTTAAAATGTTCGGGAATAACTGTCTTTTGAATAAATCGCTGGTATTTGTTACAAAACATTGGCATTCTCTGAGAAACCGCAATTCTTATACAGAGGAACATCGACTTTAGTAGATTTCCAGCCGATTGCCAAAAATAACTCACAGAGTTTGAACTACTTATTTctcaaaaaaaagtagaaaaatcaaataaatgatgAATTCCTGctgtaaaacaaacgaaaaaataaacaaatgatgaaTTCCTGTTACATCTCTACAGTGGAGTCGTTTAGTTCTTAATGCCAGCACGAGCGACGGGGGTGAGCTCATCCTCGGGGTAGTAACCCTcactggaaaagagagaaagaaaacggttaaatacacaaaatatacatggGGTAACTGCAGTAAAATGGTTGAGAAGACGTGTTCAGGGCAGGGTAAAGTCcatggttatacatatatgtatattcaatttcTGAAGAGCATGCCTTTACCTAGCAGAGAATATGACGTTATTGTTAGTTATTCACTTATTtgcttatccttttttctctttatcagttTACAAACTCCTCAAGCAACTTACCATCCGGGGACGTTGCGAGGATCGTCGCAGTTGAGGGTGGCATCGTTGAAGACGGTGCCCTGGGGGCATCCAACCTCACGGGGGTATTTGCCCTCGTTGCAGATGTAGAAGAAGCGGCAGTCACTGGGCTTGAGGTGGCGCGTGTGGTCGAGGGCCTGGCCGTTGGTGTGCACCTGGGTCTCGTTGGGGCAGCTGAAGCCGTCGGGGAGGACCTCTGTGCGGAGGGAAGCGGCGTGGATTAGAAGGGAAATGTCGAGCAAGCGTGTATGGCACTGAGGTGAAGGGCTCGGAGGAACAGCTCCTTGTTCCCCCGAGGCGCCTCCCATCAGTCAAAGCGATGGTGAGAAATGACGAAGATGAATTACCCATTACGTTAATTTCACAGTCTATGAGAAGTGATAATCTATTTTTCGCGTTCGCGCTGCCACTGCTGACTAATTACGACATAttcaagagaaaatggaggactGACGACACGGGCAGAAGGACGAAGGGACCCAAGCGCGGGCTCACTTACCGACGCGCTTGCCGCAGCCAGTCCTGTAGCCGGCGTGTTCCCACTGGCAGGTGCCGGTGAACTCATCGAAGACGAGGCCGGTAGAGCAGGTGCGGAGCACGGCCCCACCGTTGGTGCACTCGTAGTACTGGTTGCAGTTGGAGGGGTCCTCGTGCTCGAAGTATCCGTTCTGGCGCGGGCACTCGATGCCGGCGGGCTGGGCGATTTCTGGGGAAGGCTCAGAGTGAGACAcgggggcggcgaggggcggGGAATAGCAAATGTATCCCTCGGCGGGGTCCTGCGTCCGAGAGTGTTCATACCAGGGAATGTGCAGATGTataaaggaaaagcaaagaactATAGCGAAACACGAATAAAAGTAAGGGACTTACGGAGTGTGCTTCCCTCGGGGCACTCGACGAGGAAGGGGTAGTTGCACTGTTCCACCTTGGGGGCCTGGGCGACGTCGAACACGAGGCCGTCGGGGCACAGCTTCTCGGTCATGGTGCCTCGGTAGCAGTCATAGTACTTGTCGCACTGCTTGTTGTCGGGGTAGAAACCATCCTCGGCGGGGCACTGGAactgggcggcggcggcgcctgTGGGACAGCGGACAGCGGTATTAGA
It includes:
- the LOC113814528 gene encoding protein obstructor-E, with the protein product MHALAVLLFIGAAAAQFQCPAEDGFYPDNKQCDKYYDCYRGTMTEKLCPDGLVFDVAQAPKVEQCNYPFLVECPEGSTLQIAQPAGIECPRQNGYFEHEDPSNCNQYYECTNGGAVLRTCSTGLVFDEFTGTCQWEHAGYRTGCGKRVEVLPDGFSCPNETQVHTNGQALDHTRHLKPSDCRFFYICNEGKYPREVGCPQGTVFNDATLNCDDPRNVPGCEGYYPEDELTPVARAGIKN